Proteins encoded within one genomic window of Brassica rapa cultivar Chiifu-401-42 chromosome A09, CAAS_Brap_v3.01, whole genome shotgun sequence:
- the LOC117127695 gene encoding uncharacterized protein At4g04775-like → MSAASSSTTGGRRRIRTPGIPSRCWCGVGVTEIISRSNPNPYRRYYRCLFAASQRLENDNHVFKWVDEAFTDEIQQLNYQVRMLEEEVQSPKATIRNEGDIREGPKKMPMIKISGGCVLLTIVLVVGIMMYKK, encoded by the exons ATGTCCGCCGCTTCATCTTCCACGACCGGTGGTCGGAGACGGATACGAACTCCGGGGATACCTAGTAGGTGTTGGTGCGGGGTGGGCGTCACCGAGATCATCTCCAGAAGCAATCCAAACCCATATCGCCGGTATTATCGGTGTCTCTTTGCGGCTTCACAAAGG CTCGAGAACGACAATCATGTCTTCAAATGGGTTGACGAAGCCTTCACCGATGAGATACAACAGCTGAACTACCAAGTTCGAATGCTCGAAGAAGAAGTTCAGAGTCCCAAAGCAACAATAAGGAATGAAGGAGATATCCGCGAAGGTCCCAAAAAGATGCCCATGATAAAGATATCAGGAGGTTGTGTTCTTCTTACCATCGTTTTAGTTGTAGGAATTATGATGTACAAAAAGTAA
- the LOC103839135 gene encoding NAC domain-containing protein 69: MSNNRVGYRFSPTDEELIKFYLKNKILGNEWLVTDAISEINIFSYEPQFLPALSKIKSNDLVWYFFSPKESTKKATRRVTRSGFWKKTGRSMNINNKGGNCGEIGLKMTLVYIDDKVRKSDWLMYEYHITCLPPDQRTYVICKIMYKGEGGDFLSGGNEVGNFPSGGNNSSSLGHSFVAESNSARATILTKMDKRQHNLPSKQTPVVDSNTVRAANFAKMYKLLQNLPSVERQGKLNSDDAP, encoded by the exons ATGAGCAATAATCGGGTGGGGTATAGGTTTAGTCCTACGGACGAGGAATTGATAAAATTTTATCTGAAGAACAAAATTCTGGGTAATGAATGGCTCGTTACCGATGCGATTAGCGAGATCAACATCTTTAGCTACGAACCACAGTTTCTGCCTG CGTTATCGAAGATCAAATCGAATGATCTTGTATGGTACTTCTTCTCTCCGAAAGAATCCACGAAGAAGGCGACAAGGAGAGTTACACGTTCTGGGTTTTGGAAAAAAACTGGTCGTTCTATGAATATCAATAATAAGGGAGGAAATTGCGGGGAGATCGGGCTTAAGATGACGCTTGTGTACATTGACGATAAAGTTCGTAAATCTGATTGGCTTATGTACGAGTATCACATCACTTGCTTACCTCCTGATCAG AGGACCTATGTTATCTGCAAAATAATGTATAAGGGTGAAGGTGGAGACTTCCTATCTGGTGGTAATGAAGTTGGAAACTTCCCTTCTGGTGGTAATAACTCAAGTTCTCTGGGTCACTCTTTTGTCGCTGAATCTAATTCTGCCAGAGCAACAATTCTTACAAAGATGGACAAACGTCAGCATAACCTTCCATCAAAACAAACACCGGTCGTTGATTCCAACACCGTAAGAGCAGCTAATTTTGCAAAGATGTACAAACTTCTGCAAAACCTTCCATCCGTAGAAAGACAAGGGAAGCTCAATTCAGACGACGCACCTTAA
- the LOC103839304 gene encoding disease resistance protein RPP2A, with the protein MNCPNLTIFHVKSHLQKYRMVRYKYLMDKRNLQEEEVLPKSNTLNDIQRWLQSLVLPSCDNPVQPCVCVISCGGHHVDAGEVLFIDEIIIELQKRAITSLRYDLVTDTGTRMPGLHTLYGVFLLFISKNYTSGESLDKLVTLTEYQKANGLLLIPIFYKVTPSEFPKFFTEERLLQLDDSVQIRRVQKWKEAMNELALSDDCKWIFGNDSILPEEIVRYARLRLLCISSQNVTRMYSSLNSWQPTDMQMIGVWGMPGIGKTTVAGEVYRRLAPGYDSCYFLQDFHRMYQTKGLSHIRDEFFSKLFGDGKFVIDACDTKPSFLKDRFQNKTVLVVIDDVRNARDVEALVGGFDWFSRGHLVILTSRNRQVLVQCKVKELYAIQKLSQYESSQLLSLCIPGQYESMLNSELVRYATGIPLVLKVLGLTPATKQCAASEKEHMQILRQNPPPEIQDAFRRSFDGLNEDEKNIFLDLACFFRGENRSYVIQILDGCGYFTELGIYGLIDESLIDPLDNMNKMSNMFQDMGQFAVCEESKEPGKRSRLWDANEVAEVLTNNSGTEALEGIFMDMSNLTCELSPTIFERTYRLRLLKLYCSLSGNHCNLFLPRGLDSLPDELRLLHWERYPLRSLPRNFNPKKLVELNMPYSKMEKLWKGTKNLEKLKMIRLSHSQYLTKIPRLSKALNLEHIDLEGCTSLVKISSSVKHLGKLVSLNLRDCSRLQTLPVMIHLESLEVLNLSGCSNLEEIKDYAPNLKELYLAGTAIREIPSSIEKLTGLVTLDMENCNQLLQLPLGISNLKAMLTLKLSGCSKQNSLPNLDATILIGSGHLNTVTTMEVPAALVQHSTIQD; encoded by the exons ATGAACTGTCCCAATTTGACCATCTTCCACGTGAAATCACATTTGCAG AAATATAGGATGGTGCGTTATAAATACCTGATGGATAAAAG AAATCTCCAGGAGGAAGAAGTTCTCCCCAAGTCAAATACGCTTAATGATATCCAAAGATGGCTCCAGTCACTAGTATTGCCTTCCTGTGATAACCCAGTACAACCATGTGTCTGTGTCATTTCTTGTGGTGGCCACCATGTTGATGCAGGAGAGGTGCTTTTTATTGATGAAATCATTATTGAGCTGCAGAAGCGAGCAATCACTTCCTTAAGATATGATCTAGTTACTGACACGGGGACAAGGATGCCAGGCCTACATACCTTATAcggtgtttttcttttgtttatttcaaaaaattacacTTCAGGTGAAAGCCTGGATAAACTCGTTACACTCACGGAATACCAGAAAGCCAACGGCCTCCTACTTATTCccattttttataaagttacacCTTCAGAGTTCCCGAAATTCTTTACTGAAGAAAGACTTTTACAACTTGATGATTCAGTCCAGATAAGGCGAGTTCAGAAATGGAAGGAAGCAATGAATGAATTGGCTCTCAGTGATGACTGTAAATGGATATTCGG GAATGATTCTATACTTCCAGAGGAGATTGTTAGATATGCGCGTTTGAGATTACTTTGTATCTCTTCCCAGAACGTGACTAGAATGTACTCATCGCTAAACAGCTGGCAGCCCACAGACATGCAAATGATTGGGGTTTGGGGTATGCCGGGCATAGGTAAAACGACTGTTGCTGGAGAAGTGTATAGAAGACTGGCTCCAGGTTATGATTCATGCTATTTTCTGCAAGACTTTCATCGAATGTATCAAACAAAGGGGCTGAGTCACATTCGGGATGAATTTTTCTCTAAATTATTTGGGGATGGAAAATTTGTTATAGATGCTTGTGATACAAAACCAAGTTTCTTGAAGGATAGGTTCCAGAATAAGACTGTTCTTGTTGTTATTGATGATGTGAGAAATGCTAGAGACGTAGAAGCTTTAGTTGGAGGATTTGACTGGTTTTCTCGTGGACATTTAGTCATCTTAACCTCCAGGAACAGACAAGTTCTTGTACAGTGTAAAGTCAAGGAGTTATATGCGATCCAGAAATTATCACAATATGAATCTTCTCAATTGTTGTCTCTGTGTATCCCTGGACAATATGAGTCCATGCTGAACTCAGAGTTGGTGAGGTATGCCACTGGCATTCCGTTGGTTCTCAAAGTCTTAGGTTTAACGCCTGCAACAAAGCAATGTGCAGCCAGTGAGAAAGAACATATGCAAATTTTGCGCCAAAATCCTCCACCTGAGATTCAGGATGCATTTCGAAGAAGCTTTGATGGTCTGAATGAAGACgagaagaatatatttttggacCTTGCTTGTTTTTTCAGAGGGGAGAACAGAAGTTATGTGATACAAATACTTGATGGATGCGGTTACTTTACAGAGTTAGGAATCTATGGTCTCATCGATGAGTCCCTCATTGATCCTTTAGACAATATGAATAAAATGTCTAACATGTTTCAAGATATGGGTCAGTTTGCTGTTTGTGAAGAAAGCAAAGAACCAGGGAAGCGTAGCAGATTGTGGGATGCTAATGAAGTCGCTGAAGTATTGACAAACAATTCT GGAACAGAAGCACTTGAAGGCATATTTATGGATATGTCTAACTTGACGTGTGAGTTAAGTCCTACTATATTTGAGAGGACCTATAGACTTAGATTGCTAAAGCTCTACTGTTCACTTTCTGGAAACCATTGCAACCTTTTTCTACCTCGAGGCCTCGATTCTTTGCCTGATGAGCTACGACTACTCCACTGGGAAAGGTACCCTTTAAGATCCTTGCCACGGAACTTTAATCCTAAAAAACTTGTGGAGCTGAATATGCCTTATAGCAAGATGGAAAAGTTATGGAAAGGGACGAAG AATCTTGAGAAGCTTAAGATGATCAGACTGAGTCACTCCCAATACTTAACTAAGATCCCAAGGCTTTCAAAGGCCTTGAACCTTGAGCATATTGATCTTGAAGGATGTACTAGTTTGGTTAAAATTAGCTCATCTGTCAAGCATCTTGGCAAGCTTGTTTCCTTGAATCTGAGAGACTGCTCTCGACTACAAACTCTACCTGTCATGATTCATTTAGAATCTCTCGAAGTTCTTAATCTATCTGGCTGCTCAAATCTTGAGGAAATCAAGGATTATGCACCAAATCTAAAAGAGCTGTATCTAGCTGGAACTGCCATAAGAGAAATACCATCTTCAATAGAGAAGCTCACTGGGCTTGTCACATTAGATATGGAGAATTGTAACCAGCTTCTTCAGCTGCCACTGGGGATAAGTAACTTGAAAGCTATGCTCACACTTAAGCTGTCTGGCTGCTCAAAACAGAATAGCCTTCCAAATCTTGATGCAACCATTCTAATCGGCTCAGGACATCTTAATACAGTGACAACAATGGAAGTACCTGCGGCATTGGTACAACATTCAACTATTCAAGACTAA
- the LOC117127694 gene encoding uncharacterized protein LOC117127694, which translates to MENICGKVTLEQMDSNQPTKEEEFWKVSGKTQVGSWMRRKMLKLTDVAKTFHMKAVRNGCYTYFWYDRWSVLGVLSDILEDRGTINMSIRRATTMEDAIQSQRRKRSYRVTVLNDIAKELESIKAKQMNDLEDVDMWRWSSGFKPNFSTRETWLLSRESAAQCSWARSVWFPQATQILVSNLKNGEEEALLPQICDPSSLVHVVERAYQASVWRTGAASTSLEESFGLSHPQQAQSCAV; encoded by the exons ATGGAGAATATTTGTGGGAAAGTCACTTTGGAGCAAATGGATTCAAACCAACCTACTAAAGAAGAAGAATTTTGGAAAGTTAGTGGGAAAACACAAGTTGGATCCTGGATGAGGAGGAAAATGTTGAAATTGACGGATGTTGCAAAAACTTTTCACATGAAGGCGGTACGTAATGGATGTTACACATATTTTTGGTATGATAGGTGGTCAGTCTTGGGTGTGTTGTCTGATATCTTGGAGGATAGAGGCACAATTAATATGAGCATTAGGAGAGCAACCACAATGGAGGATGCTATTCAGTCCCAACGGAGAAAAAGAAGTTATAGAGTAACTGTTCTAAATGATATTGCAAAGGAGTTGGAGTCTATTAAAGCAAAGCAGATGAATGATTTGGAAGATGTCGATATGTGGAGGTGGAGCTCGGGTTTTAAACCCAATTTCTCGACCCGTGAGACTTGGTTGTTGTCGAGGGAGTCTGCGGCACAATGCTCTTGGGCGAGAAGTGTTTGGTTTCCCCAGGCTACCCAAA TTTTGGTCTCCAACTTGAAAAATGGCGAAGAAGAAGCTCTTCTGCCTCAGATATGCGATCCAAGCAGCCTTGTACATGTAGTGGAGAGAGCGTACCAAGCGTCGGTATGGAGAACAGGGGCTGCCTCTACAAGTCTTGAAGAATCTTTTGGATTAAGCCATCCGCAACAAGCTCAGTCTTGTGCAGTCTAA